TAAATTCATGTGTCATAACTTGCACACTGTTACTTTGTGGTGCGtgcttgcgtgcgtgcgtgcgtgtgtgggtCAACAGGTACCCTGAGGCTCGTGCCATCCAAAGGAAGGTGATTTTCCATGCTGGACCCACTAACAGTGGTAAAACCTACCACGCTATCCAGCGCTACCTGGCTGCTAAGTCTGGAGTCTACTGTGGCCCGCTGAAACTACTGGCCCACGAGATCTTTGAGAAGAGCAATAATGCCGTACGTATTTGTCTTCTTCTGTCAtccgtttggttttttttaagcGGAACTCCGCTGACTTCACACATCAAGGTCTTGGAGTTTTACTActccatactgtatgtgaaaaaaGTCTTGAGTCTGAGAAAGTAAAGTGTCCTCATCTAACTGTGTTATCTCACTATCCTGTCTTTTCTATTTcccatctctgtgtgtttttaagatTTCATCTTTTATCCCCATGCTGTACTGTTGACTATTGCCCCGTGTGTTTTGGTAGGGTGTGCCATGTGACTTGGTTACTGGAGAGGAGAGGACCTTCATGGACTTGGATGGTCGAGCAGCTGGTCATGTGGCCTGCACCATTGAGATGTGCAGTGTCACCACACCTTGTAAGTAAACATAACGCATACACACATTTCAGTTCATTAGcataaataaaacaagaaaGCTCAAAAACATTTATCTGTTGGACATCACATTAAATTGTATCTTATTAGATTGTATcagctaaataaaaaatgaatgtttGACTCCTGTCTATTTTCCATAAGGAAGATTCTCATCTctttaaatcacaaaaaaaaataagatgaaaGGAATCTTGCCTTTTGTATGGCACAAGTTTTGAGTTGTGATtctgttaaattaaaatcaatCTACTTTGCTACTatctataaataaaacataaataaaaaaacagtggttcatttgtttgcatttcatcaTATGATATTTCAAGCAGCAGACATTTTAAGTCATTTGCACACTTACTGATAGTTATGACTGGTCGCTAGAAGCAAATGTTTCTCTTGTCAGGTCATTTAAGTACTGATGGAAATTACTCTATGTGTGTTCAGTGAGAAACAAGGAGGGAGATGACTTTCCCTAGAATGTTTAGCccaggttttaattttttttatttttattttcttcagatGAGGTGGCTGTAATCGATGAAATTCAAATGATCAGAGATCTCTCCAGAGGCTGGGCCTGGACCAGAGCGCTGCTGGGTTTGTAACACAGTATCGCACATTTTAACAACATctagtcaaacacacacaggacctcTTTCACTGTCTTGGACCtcatgtctctctctatctcactcTGTGATTAATTTGGCCTAAGACTAAACTAATAAGCATCATCTAAAACTTTCTTTTACCATTCGGTTAATAAAGCTCACACTTAATATTTGCAATAGCAATAGTAACATTTATGATAATTAATAAATGAAAgagttttcacacacacaaacgcaacatTTTCAGGCAGGATACATGCATGGTCACCTCTAAAAACCCTAATGGACACTGATTTTGCATGTTTTCTTCATACCTTTtgattttataatttatttttgaatgaTTAATGTTTCCGACTTTGGCAGTTAACAtcttctctgtgtatgtgtaggtCTCTGTGCAGAGGAGATCCATGTGTGCGGGGAACCAGCAGCCATAGACTTTATCAGAGAGCTGATGTTCACAACTggagaggaggtggaggtgagGCTGTAATATGTAGTACAGTAGGAGAGGGGAGTGTCACTGATGTTAtttgaggtttaaaaaaaaaaaattaataattgtCTTTGGGTaaccctctctctgtctctccatttttttctctctcctaaGGTCAACACCTACCAGCGTTTAACTCCATTCACAATCTTGGACCATGCTGTGGAGTCATTAGACAACTTGAGACCAGGAGATTGCATCGTCTGCTTCAGTAAAAATGACATCTACTCCATAAGTAGACAGATTGAGGCCAGAGGACTAGAATGTGCTGTAATTTATGGGAGTCTACCTCcaggtgagtttgtgtgtgagtttgtgtgtgatgtatagatagatgttCATTTATGTATAAGGAGGAAAAACCCCAATATGTCAACTTGTTCCCCAGTCCTTATGTagacttaaaggagaactctggcaatttttacgttgatcttgatcgctatacgtatgtgagtactgtcgatagcaaaaaaaaaaacgagctgaatcggtgctagcaacacagagctgctgcagctaatgcccagaGCTCACTttgctaaaacggcagttatggtgGCATAAGATTAATAGTGTCTTTGTGCCTcgtaacagacacaaaatgcaattaaaatgtctatgCAACATGAACGGGGCTCTTACCTTACcatgaacataaaaaataaaattaaaatatctaCCCCTCTGTGAATTTGTTTCCATTCATGAAGCGTCTGCATGTTTATTAAAGTAAGAAGTGGTCatgtgtgtcaaaaaaagtctttgaAATCCACAACATGTCAGTGGGCTCTATTTGTTAAAAGGTTTAGTCATTATAAAAATGGGCGAAACCATTGtttgtgccttttgtctgtAAATGAGCTCCAGACTGTGTGACAGAGACCAAGCTCTGCTGTTCTGCGGTTTACAGGCACCAAGCTGTCACAGGCCAAGAAGTTCAATGACCCCGATGATCCCTGCAAGATACTGGTTGCTACAGATGCTATTGGCATGGGCCTTAATCTGTAAGTACCATTATGTACACGGTTTAACTGTCAAGGtcttatccctttttttttctccaacaaAAATCAGTTGAAAAGattgtaaagaaataaaaaatcaccATTACAGTGCCTTGTGGAATCAAGCCTTTTTTCTGTATGCCCCATTCTATGGAGATGTTATATAAACATCCATGCTATATTCCTTGTGTTTATCTAAAATGGTCATTTGGAAACCTTAAAACAAGACAGctgttctgttgtttgctgacaTGTCCAGCATACACCACAAGGAGCTGCTAAAGTCAGGAGTGATTTAATCCTACACATGGGGGCTTTAAAGGCACTCTTGCTTTAGCTACAGCGGCAGTGTAATGTCACATTTTAATTAGAAAATTGTGTAGATTCCATCAACTCAGCTCATGTGCATCTATTTTTCTGcctttcttcccctctctctccaggaGTATTAAACGTATCATCTTCAACAGTCTGATAAAGCCAAATGTTAACGAGAAAGGGGAGAAACAGATGGAGGCCATCAGCACATCACAAGCTCTGCAGATATCTGGCCGCGCCGGGAGGTCAGTCTCATTTTCACTCATATTCTCCCAATTCAGGAAGGTTAGAGGTGGGAGAGAAGATACATTATTTACAAGTAATTTTAGTTTCTgtcaagtacatttttttttaaacctctctCCTCTCCGACACATTTCCCAGGTTCTCCTCCAAGTTTAAAGAGGGAGAAGTTACCACCATGCACAGAGATGATCTGCCTGTTCTGAAGGAAATCCTCAGCCACTCCGTAGAACCCATAGAGGTGATCATTTACACAccagcatacacacaaacacaaactcctAAGTAAACCCTGAAAAAAAGCCCAGCTTCATTGTGTATCCCCGTAGTAGAGTATGGTGCAAAAATGTTCCTGATGTTTATCACTCTGTCTCAGACTGCAGGTCTCCATCCTACAGCAGAGCAGATAGAGATGTTTGCCTATCATCTACCGGATGCTACACTGTCAAACCTTGTCGTGAGTATTTAATCCATTCATCCTCCTACCTAGGATTCTTctactttttttgtcaaatgagTATCCTCTCTAGCACTGGGTGGGAGTTGTTTTGTCCTCGGGACAGCCTGAATTCTTTGAGGTGTTTATTCAAACGGTTTCTGCATTAATTTTTGGAAGGGACCGGTTGTCCCTCCCAAAATCTTTCCTACAAATGTCTTCCTACAGTTGCACTATttggtaagtaagtaagtaactgCTATCTTCCCTAAGCCATTTTGACATTTGTTGAATGCTTTGAATGTCATGACACATTATCTCAATGGAATAATTAAAACAGGGCTGTTCATAAAGACATGTAAGTTGTCAGTAAGAatgctctctccttctctcccccaccccccacccccatatCTTTCTCGCAGGACATATTTGTCAGCCTGTCTCAGGTGGACGGTATGTATTTTGTCTGCAACATTGACGACTTCAAGTTTCTGGCTGATATGATTCAGCATATCCCACTTAACCTGAGGTCACGCTACGTCTTCTGCACCGCTCCCATCAACAAGAAACAACCTTTTGTATGCACCTCCTTCCTAAAGGTAAGGATGAGTAGAAGTAAATATGGGAAGAAAGCATGAGATGAAAGGAGCAAAATGGAGATGAGGAGAGAAGGTTGGGTTGATGAGGAGTAGCAACACTGAGGGGAAAGTAAAAGCTATTCATTAATAGTAACGGCAGTGTCTGGGTTAATTGGGGTCAGACAGGGGGGACACAGTAAGAGATCAAACCAGACATTTGATCTGTAATCATCAATCAGACATATTCATATTTGCTGCATCATTTCTTGACATGTAGCAATTACATTAGTTTTTACCTTGACATTAAAGCTGCAGTTTGTAGAATGCAACAAACGCCAGGATTTGATTAAAGTGAAACCTCTTCCTGTAGCTCTCCCTTCTTTGTTGCACCAACAATGCATGCagagaacagccaataggaacgctgtctctctctccgaaATGAACTGTAATTGGCTAACTTTTCCTGTGACTGCTAGATTTTCTGAAGCCCGAGCCAAGCggaggtgcagaagtctagttttctctcaggtCACTCAAATtaaaatatgctgaaagattattatgaATGTTTTGCCCAACAACGCCAAAAAGAAAGTGCCTGCCACAGCTTTAAAGGTTTTTCCTGTTTAACAAACAATATGAACTTATTCagtgttgtaaaaaaaattaaatatataaaggTCCCAAGATGGCTTTATACTTTTTATAGGCACTGTACTTTTGCTCTCCCACTTTATGGCCATACTGATAAAACAAGATTAGCAGGATTAAATTTCAGTCCTCAACAAGTAACCGTTGAGATTCAAGGTCAAGTTGTAACTTCTAATATTGGTGTTGTCGATGTGTGCAAAGAAATCTCTTAATACTATGATACTGCTCTAGACAATGTTTCGTTGTGTCTGTTGAGCTTGTCTGTTGACCTTTGCATACTGCCCTGTACGTACAGCCTTGTCGCACGGATTTGATTCTTGTTGTTTCTCTTTCAGTTTGCCCGTCAGTTCAGTCGAGACGAACCCCTGACATTTGACTGGGTCTGTCGCCACGTTGGCTGGCCTCTGTCTGCACCCAAAAACATAAAAGACCTGGTTCACTTAGAAGCTGTTCATGATGTGTTCGATCTGTACCTCTGGTTAAGGTacgttttatgtttttaatattcACTTCTTCTTCCTGTCACTTAAATGGGATCATTATGggcggttgttgttgttgtttgacgtAATCATCtattggttgtgtgtgtgtgtgagacatggTGCAGTGAATTTGATTTCTGTCTCTGTAGCTATCGTTTCATGGACATGTTCCCAGACACGGCCTTGGTTCGGGAAACCCAGCGGGAACTTGATGACATCATACAACAGGGCGTCCGAAATATCACCCGTCTCATAAGAGCGACTGACCCAACCATCACTGACTCACTGCAGACACAGGGCAGACAAACGGTTGGTAATAGTGGAAGTGCCAGCAGTAGTTATTCGACCCATAGCAGAGGCCAAAGGGGACAAAGAGGCTCAGGGCAGATGATGGACCACTCTCTGGCTAGTCGCCT
This sequence is a window from Perca flavescens isolate YP-PL-M2 chromosome 1, PFLA_1.0, whole genome shotgun sequence. Protein-coding genes within it:
- the supv3l1 gene encoding ATP-dependent RNA helicase SUPV3L1, mitochondrial; translation: MSVNRCMYLFSRLQRHISTRTGRTTAGSCHASCGSGLLHKQQQQQQQAGAGVCSRNVSSNSSSPKPPDTSLFVPVSLKTDFSADGSVGIELTQPLDKNELLKVLNRFYKKKEIQKMAADHGLDARLFHQAFISFRKYVLEMTSLPADLHIILSDICSRAGHVDDIYPYFMRHAKQIFPMLDCMEDLRKISDLRVPANWYPEARAIQRKVIFHAGPTNSGKTYHAIQRYLAAKSGVYCGPLKLLAHEIFEKSNNAGVPCDLVTGEERTFMDLDGRAAGHVACTIEMCSVTTPYEVAVIDEIQMIRDLSRGWAWTRALLGLCAEEIHVCGEPAAIDFIRELMFTTGEEVEVNTYQRLTPFTILDHAVESLDNLRPGDCIVCFSKNDIYSISRQIEARGLECAVIYGSLPPGTKLSQAKKFNDPDDPCKILVATDAIGMGLNLSIKRIIFNSLIKPNVNEKGEKQMEAISTSQALQISGRAGRFSSKFKEGEVTTMHRDDLPVLKEILSHSVEPIETAGLHPTAEQIEMFAYHLPDATLSNLVDIFVSLSQVDGMYFVCNIDDFKFLADMIQHIPLNLRSRYVFCTAPINKKQPFVCTSFLKFARQFSRDEPLTFDWVCRHVGWPLSAPKNIKDLVHLEAVHDVFDLYLWLSYRFMDMFPDTALVRETQRELDDIIQQGVRNITRLIRATDPTITDSLQTQGRQTVGNSGSASSSYSTHSRGQRGQRGSGQMMDHSLASRLVRDGLLTPDLLRQLQREWSKDQKQEFSNQSALDTEHHNNNNNKGKRKKKKK